In Belonocnema kinseyi isolate 2016_QV_RU_SX_M_011 chromosome 4, B_treatae_v1, whole genome shotgun sequence, a single window of DNA contains:
- the LOC117171406 gene encoding probable maleylacetoacetate isomerase 2 isoform X1: MTKAILYSYWRSSCSWRVRIGLHLKEIPYEMRTVDILKPDGEQHTSEFRKINPMSKVPALHIDNRTLIESSYCKLKMSILQYLEETRPQNPLMPKDLRERIRVREICEVIVSGIQPLQNIGLKEHVGDENWLNWTQLWINKGFTALEDIISTTGKEYCVGDNITLADCCLVPQVYNAKNYRVNMSLYPSISRINKNLENHPAFLATHPNNQPGSPKTN, translated from the exons ATGACCAAG GCAATACTTTACTCTTATTGGCGGAGTTCCTGCTCTTGGAGAGTGCGAATag gattaCATTTAAAAGAAATCCCATATGAAATGAGAACAGTAGACATCCTTAAACCCGATGGAGAACAACACACTTCTGAATTCCGCAAAATAAATCCCATGTCAAAAGTACCTGCACTCCACATCGACAATCGGACTCTAATCGAATCt aGCTATTGTAAACTGAAG ATGAGCATTTTACAATATTTGGAAGAAACTAGACCCCAAAATCCGCTAATGCCTAAAGATCTAAGGGAAAGGATAAGAGTTAGAGAAATTTGTGAAGTTATCGTATCTGGAATTCAGCCCTTACAAAATATTGGTTTAAAAGAACACGTAGGGGACGAAAATTGGTTAAATTGGACACAGCTGTGGATAAATAAAGGATTTACAG CTCTCGAAGATATAATTTCAACTACCGGAAAAGAATATTGCGTTGGCGATAATATCACTTTAGCAGATTGTTGTCTAGTACCTCAAGTGTACAACGCTAAAAATTATCGTGTAAATATGAGTCTGTATCCCTCAATTTCCcggataaacaaaaatttagaaaatcatcCTGCCTTTCTGGCCACCCATCCTAATAATCAACCCGGCTCtccaaaaacaaattaa
- the LOC117171406 gene encoding probable maleylacetoacetate isomerase 2 isoform X2 translates to MTKAILYSYWRSSCSWRVRIGLHLKEIPYEMRTVDILKPDGEQHTSEFRKINPMSKVPALHIDNRTLIESMSILQYLEETRPQNPLMPKDLRERIRVREICEVIVSGIQPLQNIGLKEHVGDENWLNWTQLWINKGFTALEDIISTTGKEYCVGDNITLADCCLVPQVYNAKNYRVNMSLYPSISRINKNLENHPAFLATHPNNQPGSPKTN, encoded by the exons ATGACCAAG GCAATACTTTACTCTTATTGGCGGAGTTCCTGCTCTTGGAGAGTGCGAATag gattaCATTTAAAAGAAATCCCATATGAAATGAGAACAGTAGACATCCTTAAACCCGATGGAGAACAACACACTTCTGAATTCCGCAAAATAAATCCCATGTCAAAAGTACCTGCACTCCACATCGACAATCGGACTCTAATCGAATCt ATGAGCATTTTACAATATTTGGAAGAAACTAGACCCCAAAATCCGCTAATGCCTAAAGATCTAAGGGAAAGGATAAGAGTTAGAGAAATTTGTGAAGTTATCGTATCTGGAATTCAGCCCTTACAAAATATTGGTTTAAAAGAACACGTAGGGGACGAAAATTGGTTAAATTGGACACAGCTGTGGATAAATAAAGGATTTACAG CTCTCGAAGATATAATTTCAACTACCGGAAAAGAATATTGCGTTGGCGATAATATCACTTTAGCAGATTGTTGTCTAGTACCTCAAGTGTACAACGCTAAAAATTATCGTGTAAATATGAGTCTGTATCCCTCAATTTCCcggataaacaaaaatttagaaaatcatcCTGCCTTTCTGGCCACCCATCCTAATAATCAACCCGGCTCtccaaaaacaaattaa